One window of Ziziphus jujuba cultivar Dongzao chromosome 5, ASM3175591v1 genomic DNA carries:
- the LOC107421271 gene encoding lysine histidine transporter-like 5: MCNRDQAQMETIESGNGSTSEVSSREEQFDINSWLPITASRKAKWWYSAFHNVTAILGAGILGLPFAMSQLGWIPGIAMIVISWLITFYSFWQLIELHEAVPGKRFDRYHELGQHCFGQSLGYWIIMPQQMTVQVATSIVYTVTGGKSLKKFFDLLVPSMSNVRQTYYILFFTCVQFFISQTPNFNSLKSVSLLAAIMSFGYSMIAFVASTIRGIEHHREVVHGVRSHTTAGKIFDSLNGVGTVAFAFAGHSVALEIQATIPSTPNNTSKKPMWKGVVVAYIIVAFCYCSVAISGFWAYGDAVEDDVLISLEKPPWLIALANLMVFVHVIGSYQVFSMPIFDIIESCLVQKMHFTPGRPLRIVARSTYVATAGFIAMCIPFFGGLLGFFGGLVFSSTSYYMPCIMWLVTQKPQRWSFHWTASWISIIFGVLLATLSPTGGFRQIIISAKTYKLFS; the protein is encoded by the exons ATGTGCAACCGTGATCAAGCTCAAATG GAAACTATTGAAAGTGGAAATGGAAGCACTTCTGAAGTATCAAGCAGAGAAGAGCAATTTGACATCAATAGCTGGTTGCCCATAACAGCTTCAAGGAAAGCAAAATGGTGGTATTCAGCTTTCCACAATGTTACAGCTATTCTTGGTGCAGGAATACTTGGCTTACCATTTGCCATGTCACAACTTGGCTG GATCCCTGGAATTGCAATGATTGTGATATCTTGGTTGataactttttattcattttggcAACTAATCGAGTTACACGAAGCAGTTCCCGGCAAGCGATTCGATCGGTATCATGAATTAGGGCAACATTGTTTTGGACAAAGTCTTGGGTACTGGATAATAATGCCTCAACAAATGACTGTTCAGGTGGCTACCTCCATTGTTTACACAGTCACAGGTGGAAAGTCATTGAAGAAGTTCTTTGATCTTCTTGTTCCAAGCATGAGTAATGTTAGACAAACATATTACATCCTCTTCTTCACCTGTGTTCAATTTTTCATCTCCCAGACTCCCAACTTTAATTCTTTGAAATCAGTTTCCCTCCTTGCAGCTATTATGTCTTTTGG ATATTCAATGATTGCCTTTGTTGCATCTACAATTAGAGGAATTGAACATCACAGAGAAGTTGTACATGGAGTCAGATCTCATACAACAGCAGGGAAAATATTTGATAGTTTGAATGGAGTAGGAACAGTAGCCTTTGCTTTTGCAGGACACAGTGTGGCCTTAGAGATTCAAGCCACAATTCCATCAACTCCAAACAATACATCAAAAAAGCCAATGTGGAAAGGTGTTGTGGTGGCTTATATTATTGTGGCCTTCTGCTATTGCTCAGTTGCAATTTCTGGGTTTTGGGCATATGGCGATGCGGTTGAGGATGATGTCCTCATCTCACTAGAAAAACCTCCTTGGCTCATTGCTCTTGCCAATCTTATGGTGTTTGTCCATGTCATAGGAAGTTATCAG gTGTTTAGTATGCCAATATTCGACATAATTGAATCCTGTTTGGTACAAAAGATGCATTTTACTCCTGGAAGACCTCTGCGAATTGTTGCTCGGAGCACATATGTAG ctaCAGCAGGATTTATCGCAATGTGCATTCCTTTTTTTGGAGGATTATTAGGGTTCTTTGGAGGCCTTGTGTTTTCATCAACATCATATTAC ATGCCTTGCATTATGTGGCTAGTCACCCAAAAACCTCAAAGGTGGAGTTTTCATTGGACTGCATCATGG ATCTCGATCATCTTTGGGGTCCTGCTTGCAACTCTTTCACCAACTGGTGGATTTCGACAAATTATCATATCTGCCAAGACTTACAAATTGTTTTCTTAA
- the LOC107421442 gene encoding uncharacterized protein LOC107421442, with the protein MSLMICSPAYFFASNSQSFSREPKSQASNLPSTLKWSPFYQRFFKTENLVSRRKSRFHVNSAESDADTSKLPTQISRENEAVPTNNGGNPSASLLSFLCPLLKLFSGGDPSRERNYTFEVATSSLSTLARLPWGSRSLSKSISSNEIATLNPPMRIQIFEFEACPFCRRVREAITELDLSVEVYPCPKGSVRHREMVRRVGGKEQFPYLVDPNTGISMYESGDIVKYLFQQYGQGRKPSVGLLESTILTGWVPTILRAGRGMTLWENARLDPPPKKLELFSYENNPYARIVREALCELELPYILQNVGEGSFRSNILLDITGTKEVPYLIDPNTGTQVGEYKKILSYLFQTYSTATA; encoded by the exons ATGTCACTGATGATATGCTCTCCAGCATATTTCTTTGCCTCGAACTCTCAATCTTTTTCCCGAGAACCTAAATCTCAAGCTTCGAACCTGCCTTCTACTCTCAAATGGTCACCATTTTATCAAAGATTCTTCAAAACTGAGAACTTGGTTTCTCGCAGAAAAAGCAGGTTTCATGTGAATTCTGCTGAATCAGACGCTGATACCAGCAAATTGCCCACACAAATTTCTCGGGAAAATGAAGCAGTTCCCACTAATAATGGAGGCAACCCATCAGCTAGTTTGTTGTCATTTCTTTGTCCCTTGCTCAAGCTCTTTTCT GGAGGAGATCCCTCTAGGGAACGGAATTATACTTTTGAG GTAGCAACCTCATCATTGTCTACCTTGGCAAGACTTCCATGGGGATCCAGATCACTGTCAAAGAGTATCTCCAGCAATGAAATTGCCACTTTAAATCCTCCTATGCGTATACAGATCTTTGAGTTTG AGGCATGTCCTTTTTGCAGGAGGGTTCGAGAGGCCATAACAGAGCTAGATCTTTCTGTAGAG GTCTATCCTTGCCCAAAAGGTTCTGTAAGACATAGAGAAATGGTTAGAAGAGTTGGTGGCAAAGAGCA GTTTCCATATCTCGTGGACCCGAATACTGGTATTTCAATGTATGAGAGTG GTGACATTGTCAAGTACCTGTTTCAGCAGTATGGTCAAGGGAGAAAACCGTCAGTTGGGCTTTTGGAAAG CACAATACTCACAGGATGGGTGCCCACAATTTTACGAGCTGGTAGAGGAATGACGTTATGGGAAAATGCCAGATTGGACCCACCACCCAAAAAGCTGGAACTTTTCTCATATGAAAACAATCCG TATGCTCGAATTGTACGTGAGGCACTTTGTGAATTGGAGCTTCCTTACATCCTCCAAAATGTTGGAGAAGGGTCCTTCCGTTCAAACATACTTCTTGATATAACTGGAACAAAGGAG GTTCCTTACTTAATCGACCCCAATACCGGTACTCAAGTTGGTGAGTACAAGAAGATTCTATCGTACTTGTTTCAGACTTACTCAACAGCCACTGCATAG